ACCTTGGCTATCGGAGTTCTTATTTCTTGCTGTTCTTTCATGACCTACTAATGATTTTATTCTCCCAATTTATAAATTTAAAATTAGCTTTTATGCTTTAGACGGCTTTATTTTAGGCCTTTATCTGAATTATTCTGCTGTTTTTTTGGGGCCTGCCGCCTGCGGCGGCCGGGCTGTGTCGTGGCTCGCTGTTCGCTCGGCCCTGCGCGGGCTGCGCCCGCTGGGTCTGCGGCTGCGCCGCCCCACTTTCCATCCCTAGGCCAGATGTAATCGCGCTGCTTTGGGCATTGTTTGCTAGGAGTTTTTGGCTAGGCCAGCTATTTTTTGAGGGCATAGCCTGCGGCGGCTTCGCCGCCTGTACCCTCCAAAATGCCCAAACGCAATTTGCAAGATGCCAAAAGAAAAGCTATTTTGAGCCTCCCTAAACAGCACACAATTTTAAAGGAGTTTTCTAAAAATATAGACGATATGCTAAATGCACCCAAGGCCAATAAACGGCCATATAAAATAAGCCAACATGGCGAAGAACGCATCGATAATTATCACTGGATGCGCCTTAGCGATGCCCAAAAAATGGCCGAAACCCCAGATGCCCAAACCCAAGAGGTTTTAGCTTATCTACAGGCCGAAAATGAATATACGGCCCAAAAAATGGCCCCTTTTAAAGCCCTCCAAGAAGAGATTTATCAAGAAATGATTGGCCGCCTGCCCCAAAGAGAAGAATCTGTTCCTTACCAAATGGGCGGCTATACTTATGGCCAACGCTATGAAGAGGGCCAAGAATATCCTATTTATTACCGCATTAAGGCGGGCCAAACAGAAGAGGAAATCCTTTTGGACCTCAATGCCCTAGCGGCCGATAAAGCCTTTTTTCAACTCGCTAGCTTTAAGGTGAGTCCCAATGGCCAAAAACTAGCCTACACTTTTGACGATAGCGGCCGCCGTATCTATAAAATGGCCTTTGTCGATCTGCAAAGCAAAACGACTAGCCCCATTGTCCTCCAAGGCTGTAGCGGCGATATTGCCTGGGCCAGTGATAATGAACATCTCTTTTTTACGGCCCGCAATCCCGAAACCCTACTCTCCGAAAAGGTCTATCGCTACCGCCTTGGCCAAAAGCAGGAGGAAGCCGTTTTGGTCTATGAGGAAGAAGATAAAAGTTTTTATACTGGGGTGTATAGAAGCCGCTGCCAAGAATACATTATTATCTGGAACAGCAGCACCCTCAGTAGCGATTATCAGCTGCTAGAGGCCGATCAGCCGCTGGGCCAGTTTTGGAACTTTATGCCCCGCCAAGCCAATCATGAGTATAGTATTGCTGCAGATGGCCAAGGCGGCTTTTATATCCTCTCCAATCAGGAGGCCCCCAACTTTAAGCTCTTGCACGCTAGCAAGGAAAATACGGCCCAACAAGCCAATTGGAGCCTCATTTTACCGCATCGCCCCACCGTCTTTTTAGAGGACCTAACGGTCTTTAAAGATTTTTATGTACTGCAAGAACGCAAGGAAGGTCAAACGCATCTTCGCCTAATCACTGCAGATAAAGACGAATATCTCTCTTTTGAGGAAGAGGTGTATATGGTTTCTATGGGCCAAAATCATCATTTTGAAGAGCAAAATTTCCGCTATATCTATGGCTCGATGACCACGCCCAATAGCGTCTATGCCTATCATTTGGAGGATGGGCGCAAAGAATTGCTCAAGCAGCAAGAGGTGGTCGGTGGCCATACTCCCGCCAATTACCAAACGGAGCGCCTTTGGGTAGAAGCCCGAGATGGGGCCAAGGTGCCCGTTTCATTGGTCTACAAAAAAGGCTTTAAAAAAGATGGCAAGAGCCCCCTTTTGCTCTATGCTTATGGCGCTTATGGGCATACTATTGATCCGTATTTTAGTGCTGCTCGCCTCAGCCTTTTGGACCGAGGATTTGCCTTTGCCATTGCGCATGTTCGGGGTGGGCAGGCTTTGGGCCGAGATTGGTTTGAGCAGGGCCGTGTATTTAATAAAAAGAATAGCTTCTACGACTTTATTGATGTGGCCCAAAGCCTTTGCCTACAACAATATAGCTCTGCCGAAAAGCTCTTTGGTATGGGCGGTAGCGCTGGCGGCCTGCTGATGGGCGCTGTGGCCAATATGGCCCCTACGGCTTTTCGGGGCTTAGTGGCGGCTGTCCCTTTTGTGGATGTCCTCAACACGATGTCAGATGCTAGTATTCCCCTAACCACCAATGAATATGACCAATGGGGCAATCCCGAAGAAGAGGAGGCCTACCGCTATATTTTGTCCTACTCTCCCTACGAAAATGTACAAGCGCAATATTATTGCGCCATCTTGGTCACTACGGGCTATCATGATTCTCAGGTGCAATATTGGGAGCCCGCCAAATGGGTCGCCGAATTAAGAGACAAAAAGTTGGACCAAAATACGCTTTTGCTACATACCAATTTAGAAGCTGGTCATGGAGGTGCTTCTGGCCGCTTCCAAGCCTATAAGGAGCTCGCTTTAGAGTATGCCTTTTTGTTTGCTTGCCTAGCAGAGGATGAGGCTTAACAGCCCCCAAAAAACACTAAAGGCCCGCAAGGAATTTTCCTTGCGGGCCTTTGGCTTTGGTCCTTATTGGACCCAGTTTTCTTTGTCTAAGTTGCGGTAGTCTACGGCCTCGGCGATGTGCTCTAGCTGAATGCGGGCCGAGCCCGCCAAATCGGCTACGCTGCGGGCCACTTTGAGGATGCGGTCATAGGCGCGGGCAGAAAGCTGCCGGACCTGCATGGCTTGCTTGAGCAATTTACTGCCCGCCTGGTCCAATTGGCAATACTCTCGGATGAGGCGGCTGTTCATTTGGGCATTGCAATGAATGCCGGGATAACTGGCAAAACGCTCTTCCTGTATTTTTCTGGCCCGATTCACTCGCTCTCGGATGGAGGCGCTACTTTCGCCTTTGAGCTGAGAAGAACTGATGGTCTCAAAATCTACAGGCTCTACTTCTACATGAATGTCGATGCGGTCCAATAGCGGTCCAGAGATTTTGTTGAGGTAGCGATGCACGGCCTGGGGCGCACAAACGCAATCTTTAGTAGGGTGGGTGTAGTAGCCGCAGGGACAGGGATTCATGGCGGCTAGGAGCATGAAATTGGCTGGATAATCTACGGTGAATCTAGAGCGAGAGATGGTAATTTGGCGGCTTTCCATGGGTTGGCGCAAGACCTCCAAAACGGTCCGTTTGAACTCGGGCAGCTCGTCCATAAAGAGGACGCCATTATGGGCCAGAGAGATTTCTCCGGGTTTGGGGTGAACCCCGCCGCCCACTAGGGCCACATCACTAATGGTGTGGTGAGGACTGCGAAAAGAGCGCTTAGAAATTAGGGAGGCATTTTCAGGCATGAGGCCCACCACCGAATGAATTTTGGTGGTTTCTAGGGCTTCTTTGAGCGAAAGCGGGGGGAGAATGGTGGGCAGGCGCTTGGCCAACATACTTTTGCCTGCGCCGGGTGGGCCGATCAGGATGGCATTATGGCCTCCCGCTGCAGCCACTTCTAAGGCTCTTTTGACCTGTTCTTGGCCCTTTACATCCATAAAATCGACGAGGAGGTGGGGGGCTTGTTGTTCAAATTCTTTGCGAGTATCGACAAAGACGGCTTCTGGCTTTTCGCCCCCATCTAAAAAGGCGACCACCTCGGCTAGGTGGCTGAGCCCAAAGACTTCGAGCTGGTTGACGATGGCCCCCTCTCTTGCATTGACTTTGGGGAGAATGAGGCCCTCAAAACCCTCTTTGCGGGCTTGGATGGCAATGGGCAAAGCGCCTTTGATCGGGCGGATGCTACCATCTAGGGAGAGCTCTCCCATGAGGATGTATTTTTCGAGTAAATCGCTTTGGATCTGGCCTGTAGCGGCCAAAATGCCCAAGGCTAGGGGCAAATCATAATGCGAGCCCTCTTTTCTGAGGTCCGCTGGGGCCATATTGACCACAATGCGAATGCGAGGAATGCGATAACCAATCGCTTTAATGGCGCTTTCTACCCGCCAATAACTTTCTCGAACGGCATTGTCGGGCAAACCGACTAGAGAATAACCCGGTTTTCCTTGGGCCAAGGGGCCGCCTGTATCTACTTCTATAGTAATAGTTTGTGCGTCTACGCCATGAACGGCGCTTGCAAAGGCTTTTATGAGCATATCTTTTATTTTTGTACCTGAACAAAGATATAACCTTTGTTTGTAAACTGCAAATTATTGTTGGGCTTTTCCTTTTTTAGCGTCTAGAAGGAGCGAAGCGACTGGCCTAGCGATGCGGCGGGGTGGCCGTCAGGCCAGACCCAGGCGGCGCAGCCGCCGCAGGGCCGAGCGAATAGCGAGCCCCAAAGCGTAGCGCCGCAAGGCGAAGCCGCAGCGGAGGCCCCAAAAAAACAGTAGAAAAATTAAATCAACTTTAATTTATAATTTGGGGCTGCGAGAGGGGCAAAAAAGCGGTAAATTGGGCTTTATTGACCAATAAAAAAAAGCGATGAAACGATTAATTTACTGCATGATTTTTCTGGGGGCGGGACCTATTTTATGGGGGCAGCATCAGGATGTATTTCCGGGTTTGAGCACGGCAGATTTGTTAGATTCTGTGCAATTGCATTATCGGCCCGATACGGTTTTGGCTTGGAATAATGCCAAGGATACCTTGTTTAAAGTCATTGATAATCAGAATGATACGGTGACTTGTGTATATACGGGTTTGCAAAAATGGTTGGATCCGACGCAGGATCCGGACAGTTATATGTCGGACAATAATGCGCCCAATGGGATGAATGTGGAGCATACTTATCCGCAGAGTCGGGGGGCGGCCAATGGCAATGCGCGCAGTGATTTGCATCATCTTTTTGCATGTCGAAATGAGACCAACAATATGCGGGGCAATTTGCCTTTTGCGGAGCTGGCGGATACGGCTGTAACCAACTGGTTTTATTTGACTTATAATGCGCAGGGCGTGCCTGTTTTTGATCGGGACAACTACAGTGAATTGGTCATGAATCAGGCATTTGAGCCCCGGGAGGATTTCAAGGGGAATGTGGCGCGGGCCATGTTTTATTTTTACACGATTTACCGCAATGAGGCGCAGGGCAGCGATCCCAATTTTTTTGGGCCGCAGCAGGCGGTGCTTTGTGATTGGCATGAATTGGACCCTGTGGATCAGGCGGAATGGGACCGCAGCCAGTTGATTGCGACTTATCAGGATGGCAAGGCGAATCCCTTTGTTTTGGATTGCAGTTTGGCCAAGCGTTTATATTGTCCGAATCAGGCGGCGGGCTGTGCGCCTTCTGCTTTGGCGGTTTTGGGGAGCAGTTTGGGGGAGGCTAAATTGTGGCCTAATCCCTTGTCGGGCAATCAGTTAAACTTATCTATTCACTTATTGGAGGCCCAGCCGATCGAGCTAGAATTACTGGATGTATTGGGTCGTTCTTTGGGCATTTTGGAGACCGCTAATTTGTCGGCTGGCGATTATCAGTGGCAATTTGATTTGCCTACGGATTTGGCCAAGGGTGTATATTTGTTGCGGATTCGGGCTGGGGGAAGCCAGCAGAGTTTAAAATTTGTCCGTCAGTAAGGGCTAGAAAAAATGCGAAAATAGGGGAGCTAGGAGAGGGGCTTTCCTATTTTTTTGTCTGTTGGGAGGGGGGATTTGGGGCTGCCCCTCGCTTTGCTCGGGTCGCTCCACTTCGCAGCTCGCAGGTCTGCTCGGCCCTGCGTCGCTTTGCTCCTTGGTCTGCCGCTTGCGCGGCCCTGCTACGGCAGCTCAGCCGGCGGCGGCTTTGCCGCCTGTAGGGCGCGGAAAGGGGGATGAAATTAAATTAGGAAGTATAGGGGAGAAGTTTTATATTGTGGCAGAAATTAGCGCTAAGAGGAGGAGAAATCTAAATCTTAAAACTTTCTTAAAATGAAAAAAAGGTGTTTGGAGGCTTTGCGGTATATTTTGGGGTTGCATAGCTCTACTGTAGGCTGTGGCGCTCTTATGGCTTTTTAAATTATATGATAGTTTTACTATACTAAACCCATTGCAGGCAAAGCAGCATTGAAACGACATAATTTTCTCTTTAGTATGGACTGACTCTGTATACTAAACCCATTGCAGGCAAAGCAGCATTGAAACTACGTACGGAACCTGCTACACGACCGACCCTGAGCGATACTAAACCCATTGCAGGCAAAGCAGCATTGAAACCGCCGCCCGCCGAAACAGAAGGCGTAACAGAAGCCATACTAAACCCATTGCAGGCAAAGCAGCATTGAAACTGGTCTAAGCTGTGGAAAATTACAGCTACATCAGATACTAAACCCATTGCAGGCAAAGCAGCATTGAAACACTTCTAAAATATATCTATATGGAAGAAGTTTAATACTAAACCCATTGCAGGCAAAGCAGCATTGAAACATGCAGGCAAGCAGCGTTTGCTGCACCTGCAGCTTATACTAAACCCATTGCAGGCAAAGCAGCATTGAAACTTCGTAAATCTCGAAATTTGCACGGCCTTCAACGG
This genomic interval from Saprospira grandis contains the following:
- a CDS encoding YifB family Mg chelatase-like AAA ATPase, producing MLIKAFASAVHGVDAQTITIEVDTGGPLAQGKPGYSLVGLPDNAVRESYWRVESAIKAIGYRIPRIRIVVNMAPADLRKEGSHYDLPLALGILAATGQIQSDLLEKYILMGELSLDGSIRPIKGALPIAIQARKEGFEGLILPKVNAREGAIVNQLEVFGLSHLAEVVAFLDGGEKPEAVFVDTRKEFEQQAPHLLVDFMDVKGQEQVKRALEVAAAGGHNAILIGPPGAGKSMLAKRLPTILPPLSLKEALETTKIHSVVGLMPENASLISKRSFRSPHHTISDVALVGGGVHPKPGEISLAHNGVLFMDELPEFKRTVLEVLRQPMESRQITISRSRFTVDYPANFMLLAAMNPCPCGYYTHPTKDCVCAPQAVHRYLNKISGPLLDRIDIHVEVEPVDFETISSSQLKGESSASIRERVNRARKIQEERFASYPGIHCNAQMNSRLIREYCQLDQAGSKLLKQAMQVRQLSARAYDRILKVARSVADLAGSARIQLEHIAEAVDYRNLDKENWVQ
- a CDS encoding S9 family peptidase, which translates into the protein MLNAPKANKRPYKISQHGEERIDNYHWMRLSDAQKMAETPDAQTQEVLAYLQAENEYTAQKMAPFKALQEEIYQEMIGRLPQREESVPYQMGGYTYGQRYEEGQEYPIYYRIKAGQTEEEILLDLNALAADKAFFQLASFKVSPNGQKLAYTFDDSGRRIYKMAFVDLQSKTTSPIVLQGCSGDIAWASDNEHLFFTARNPETLLSEKVYRYRLGQKQEEAVLVYEEEDKSFYTGVYRSRCQEYIIIWNSSTLSSDYQLLEADQPLGQFWNFMPRQANHEYSIAADGQGGFYILSNQEAPNFKLLHASKENTAQQANWSLILPHRPTVFLEDLTVFKDFYVLQERKEGQTHLRLITADKDEYLSFEEEVYMVSMGQNHHFEEQNFRYIYGSMTTPNSVYAYHLEDGRKELLKQQEVVGGHTPANYQTERLWVEARDGAKVPVSLVYKKGFKKDGKSPLLLYAYGAYGHTIDPYFSAARLSLLDRGFAFAIAHVRGGQALGRDWFEQGRVFNKKNSFYDFIDVAQSLCLQQYSSAEKLFGMGGSAGGLLMGAVANMAPTAFRGLVAAVPFVDVLNTMSDASIPLTTNEYDQWGNPEEEEAYRYILSYSPYENVQAQYYCAILVTTGYHDSQVQYWEPAKWVAELRDKKLDQNTLLLHTNLEAGHGGASGRFQAYKELALEYAFLFACLAEDEA
- a CDS encoding endonuclease, producing the protein MKRLIYCMIFLGAGPILWGQHQDVFPGLSTADLLDSVQLHYRPDTVLAWNNAKDTLFKVIDNQNDTVTCVYTGLQKWLDPTQDPDSYMSDNNAPNGMNVEHTYPQSRGAANGNARSDLHHLFACRNETNNMRGNLPFAELADTAVTNWFYLTYNAQGVPVFDRDNYSELVMNQAFEPREDFKGNVARAMFYFYTIYRNEAQGSDPNFFGPQQAVLCDWHELDPVDQAEWDRSQLIATYQDGKANPFVLDCSLAKRLYCPNQAAGCAPSALAVLGSSLGEAKLWPNPLSGNQLNLSIHLLEAQPIELELLDVLGRSLGILETANLSAGDYQWQFDLPTDLAKGVYLLRIRAGGSQQSLKFVRQ